The genomic window tgttATGtatgtaaaacaaaacaatttacaATTAAAAAGCGCTTTGTTACACCATACCTATCACATTGACTTCTAGCCCAGTAGAGTTCTGGGAGCTCACTTCATTGTGTACCTGACAGTAAACTCCACCATTACCAGAGGCTAACGTTACTGTGAGGGTCAGATGTGCCCCTTTGCTTCTAAATTAAGCGGCCGTAGCCTAGGTTACGCTGATTTTAGAACAGATAAGGGGCGTAGGTGTTCTAAAATCAGTGAAACCTACTGTActgactcgagtggcttattgctttttttaaacagttactatctggcaagatttcataaaataaaggcacagcaacgatAAATATAACGATTTATTTATAGATAATCGTTCTTCCGCCAAAAAAACtgtctatctgaatggttgccaagcaacgtcgagatgcagctactttaacttttgtatgaagttatggtagcgtagtaatatagaatgaaatgcggtcaaggtgtatgtttatgctgcattttacaatgGCATCGAACGCGAATCagcaatcataatcaaggaccggaactaccCGTTTTAGAATAAGGATTTGTTCCCATTGCTCTTGTACCAGGTGTATTTAGACACAGGTGGTTTCACATCACTGCTGCAGGTGAGATTCACTGAACTGTCCTCCGCTATGTTACCAGAGGGACTGACCCATGCTGCGGTGTTTCTTGGGGCATTTGTATCAACAATAAAAACTTTATTACACACTATTGAGTAATTCTGAGTTTGccgttatttttttattacaaaACAGAAAGCAACATGAAAAGCACTTCTGTTCAGATGCAAGTTCATGTTCAAGTAGATTATTGTCATATAGTCATAAAAGGAAAAGTAATGAAAAACAGAGAGCAGTGCTATCAGAAGATACGAGAAGTCATGAGTGTATCTTGTATACTTACACTGGACACTGAGGGTCACTTCAGGTGAGGGGTATTTTTCATTTCCTTCAGCACAGGAGTAATTGCCTGCATCATCACTGTTGACTGGGTCTAGGATCAGATCTCTGGATGTGTGTTGGGTAAGAGGTGCTCTGTTCTGGAACCAGGTGTAGGTGATGTTGTTTGCAGGACAGGTGGAGTTGCAGGTCAGGGATACAGTTCCTCCTTCTGTTACTGCAGCAGAACTCATCATGACCTGCAGAGCTGAAGGGAACAGAACATTATTTCTCATCAACACCAACATGAGTTTATTCATCCATGAGTTAGAAAAGCCGTAACTTACATGAAACCAACAGAGTAACACCAGGGCTTCCAGACATGTTTCCTCAGGAACagaacattatttatttctcatCAACACCAACATGAGTTTATGAACACATTAGATTATAGGAACTTACATGAAACCAAAAGAGTAACACCAGGACTTCCAGACATGTTTCCTCTGGGATCATTTGTTATAAACTGGAACTGATATTCTCCtgagtcactctctctcacactttctatTTTCAGTCCACACTCATTCCTGGTGTTCCCAAGATATGTGACACGATTCTTATATGCCCCCGTATTCTTTAAATCCTCCACAGACCCTTGTTTATGCCAGAAAGTTTTAGTCACTGTCACATTATTTGGATACGAGTAGGAGCAGCTCATGTCCACTGATGACCCCTCCACAGCACAGATACTCTGAGGAGTATTATAGGTCACACTCCAGCAACCCAGAACACCTGAAATGAAAGTGAACATTGAGATGACTAGTCCtccataattattttttaatttagaTATTTGTTGGTATAATGAAGTGCTATGAAGAGTAATCTTGACATTCTTATATATCTTGTATACTTTATTAATATTGGTGAATATTTGTGAGCTAAAGCCTTAAGCCTAAATTTCCCTCTCCAGGCAATTCAAGTAAAATTGTCTCAGTTGAAGCATATTTTATCTATCAGACTTACTGTACAAACAGCTATACCAGATAGTAAGTAGAAATCCAATGTAATGAGGCACTAGGTAATATCCATAGGGGTGTACAGTGAGTGAAATAGTTATGGAGTTTACTTACACACTGAATAAGAGGGATGATCCTCAAGTCCTTTTATAGCACAGGAGTAACTGCCTGCATCTATCTCACTCACTGAGGTCAGAGTCAGGGTGTTGCCCCTGATAATAGGTTGGCTGGAAAGAGGTTTGGACCAGGTGAAGGTGGGGTTGGTACTCAGAGGGCAGGTGGTGCTGCAGGTCAGTGTCAATGTCTGTCCCTTTGTCACCCAGGCAGGACTCATAGCTACCTGCAGAGCTGAAAAGAATGAGACTGTTAATTATTCAGGTTTCACAAATATTCAATTAtttcctcttttcagtggaattATTGCATTACCTGCAACAGAGAGAGTAAAGGCTGATTTAGAAGTCCATTTCCCAACTGGTGTATTAGTAATAAATCTGAACTTATATTCTCCAGCATCACTGTGTCTCACATCTGTTATTCTCAGGGTGCAGTTGTTATGATTATCACCCAGATACATCAGACGTCCCTGATGAGGAGCGCTGCTGAAATCCACTAATGTGTCTTGTATCAACCAGAGAGTTGTTTCAACTTTGTTATCACTGGGATATGTGTAGGAGCATCCTATATCTACTGATGAACCCAGAGGGACACATTTTCCTTCAGTGGTAAAGTCGACCCTCCAGACAGGCACTCCAGAAGCACCTGTGCACAATGGAAATGGCTTCGTTCAGGCAACACAAACTGTATGGAGTCCACATTTGTAATATTTATGTGAGGAGACAATTCTCTATCAGTGCTGCTCTTGGATCTGAAACAGAAACCACTGTAAAGCTAATTGTGATATTTGACCATAATAGTTGAACCATGTGCACCAGTGAACTGACGTGAGCATTGGGCATGGCTACAGATGGCATTCATTTTACATGATGTTTGTGTCCAATGTCATCCATGAGGGTTACTCCTAGTGTAGGTATGGGCAACATACTGCAACATCATTTTATTCATCTCTTTATACTCAATTGATTTGTCCAGTCATGCTACTCTAAATGTGTGCAAGGAAAATATGCAAAGTTGTGCTTCAGATATGGTGAAGTGCAAAGCATGAGCTAAACTGAATAAGAGGAAGCTGAACCCAACCACGGCCCTACAGAGTTTTCCACTGAGGGTCACTTGAAGTGAAGACAGGGTGCATGATGGGTCTAATGAAATGTGTCTAACCTGGACAGAAGAGTAGAAACACCATCACACCAATGCAGGCTGCATGTGAATACATGGCTGTGTCATCCTGCAGCCAAAGACAATTCAAAGTCAATCATTTTACAAATAAAATGCACATGAATGTTACCGACACAGTACAATTTACAGACAAGTTTACAATAAGATACTGAAAGCAAATCTTGTCATCAATCACTTAATTGCAAATCAATAATTCATAAGAGGGTGTTTTGTTGACCATGGCATTTAGAAAATGTTTTAGAGagctacactctaaaaaataatgGGGCCAGTACCGGTTCTTCAGAGCGATGCCATAGAAGAACCTTTTTCAGTGCTTCAAAGAACCATCGAGGCAACAGTTCTTTTTAGAGAGCTACTATAAAAGGAAATTATTTAATCAAACAAGGGATAAACACATGCCAAAGAAAGCACACAAACTTCAAAATCACTGTCATGTGTTTCAGTTTTCAAAAGTTGTGCATACTGGCTGAACCCAGCCATGGCCCTAGACAGTTTTCCACTGAGTCACTTGTCGTGAAAGCAGGGGGCATGATAAGCAACACTTGACATCAATCAATTAGTgacaagtaaataaataattagAGCTCTTGTTTAAATTGCCCTAAAAACCACATTTCATGGAAAGAAAGAGTTACCGTAAAAGAAAATGACTGCatcaatatatgtttattgcatCTATAAACACATGCAAAAACTCAAAAGGTGTTTTTACTGGCTAAATGTTTCCTTCCTGCTTCTAACGGTTAAAGGCCTGAAGCGTCAATTATTCAAGGTCCTGAGAAATGCCCTGCAAGAGTAAAAATGTTCACAGAAAAGTAAGTGTCCAAAAACACTTAGACTTACCGGCTGAATATGGCTGTTGTAAGGACTTGCTGTGGCTTCAAATGATCATGACCATAATTATGGATGTGTCAATAACAGAGGAGGGGGATCTGTTGGTGTGCTGTCAGCTAGTCTACACGACTTCCTCTTTTTTATGTGTAGGCCTGTGTTAACTAGCCGTTTATGTGTTACTCATTAGTTAGGCCCTTTGTCAACCTCTATCTATTTATACAAAGTGTCTCATTTGGATGCCACCTCAAACGTTTGAACCGTTGCACTTCAAACCATTGCATTTGCCCTGCAGATAGAGACAATTCCTCTATTGCAGGCCTTTGCTTTACTTATGCTTACTTAAactaaagtccttttaggcaagtccctccacagAGGCCATATTGCAAAGCTTTTTTGggtactcatcgggcatcctattcggcagaaatgctcgtgcgcaaggcttcacgacaccaaccttgctccaacggcgagatcacaacacatgattggcacgatgtcttcacaacacaccatatgattgtctcaatgtattcacatgtcaatgttttgccgaggaaggggtgggatatgtgtagacaacggcgttagaaactagccccatgcatttctatagaggatttattgagtgctgtgtctcctcattagaaagtctctgcttatAATCACACATGTTGTGGATGTTTTCCATTCTCAGCGAAACTACACAAAGCTCAGACAGCAGGCCACAGGGAGGGACTAGTTGGAGTGAACAGCCTGAGATGATGAATTACATTTTATATACAAAATGCATCATTTTAATTCCTCTACACCAGTGgatctcaaagtgtggggcgggccccactagtggggaatagagacatgacaggtggggcaaGAGgaacataataataaaaagaattgtgtctatctttaataatgcctttcttttttgacaaggaagatcatagattcaaaacaaaacagtctcacacaaacacaagagtCATAATAGAGAAGCTTGTGGTTGATGCTAaagttatactgtatgttgttttGAGACACACCCATGACTGGTTGTGACACAAATATAAATAGCACAAGCTTTATGGATAggctttattttttcttcacacccCCATCtgaagtgtgtaggtgtgtgttcacttcagaTCGTACACACTATCATTTCTATTCTTGCATTGTTCACTGCAAAATGATTTAGCAGGTCAACGTGAGCTGAGACTACTGGGGGAAATATAAACTATGGTGTCTTTTTGTCCAGAAAGAGTTTTATGAAGTTTTATATTTAGAAACTGTAAGTCCAGATAAAAAGggtacatagaaacacacatacatacagacatagcAATTACTTTTTGTATAATCAATGTTCAAGTTCCATATATCTCACAGGGAGTGCACGTTTCAGCTTGCTGATAAAATACATGTAGAGGTTTCACCAAAATATGTAGCCATGGCCACAGAGGTTTAAAACTCCCGCCACACATTTTAGCCAAGCAAGCTTTAGTGGAATCCTGGTGTTTGCATACACATTCTcacatgcaagcagattccttttGCAGAGATTCACTCATTCAAAATatgaaaacactgattttgcATTCCTTGCTCTTAAAGAGAATATTTActctctcattggtttaatggatgttaaGTGCAAATAACGGCCATGAATAATTAAGAAAaataagaacaacccttttggaCCATGCGCTTGGTGCAACGACAGTTTTCACTGTTGTTAAGACAGCATAATTTGATTCAGACACGCCTGAAATGATCATGCACATCACACTTCAGACTTTGAGCTTAAACTGTTAAAATAGAGTCCTGTGtgttcaataataataataataataataataataaataaaaaatattataaaaataaaacatttagaaAAGTGCCTTTCAATTGGTACCCAAGGACACTGTACAATTACAAGATCATACAGAGTATTCCATATTATTTCATTGTTCACTGCAAGcagaaagcagaggtttttaGCAGGTCAAGCATGACATGAGACAATTGGAGGGTCGTTCAGCCTCTGTCCAGAGGAGGGAGATGTTGTATATCTTCTATAGTGCAAACCCTGAAAGGGGGCACACAGTCCTCATGCGTATATTTTATTCAGCGTGTACTGAAGTCAATGCTAATAGTACTGAATGGTATGCAATGGTGCAATGGAAGTGTCCACAAAATCAGAGACAAAGCTTAACTGTCATCTTTCTGAGAACCTTTTAATGACCGTTGTCCAGAAAAGTTGGAAATTTAATTAATTGAACAATTCTTTACAAGTGCATTAATTGAACAATTCTTTACAAGTGCATCTTTACTCCAGTGCATTATGAAATCAGGGCACATGTTTGCAAAGTCATACAATACGTTTCACACTGGTGAGTCATAGTCATCTTCATTAGGATTCATATTATTTACACATTTCCAGACTCAAATTGAGCTTCAGATTTTAATCCTTAAAACAGCCTTAAAGGTAAGATCCGGAGTTAAAAACAACTTGTTTATTTATGGATGATAATGAGGTCAAACTTTCGCTGAGAGAAAAACTTACATTAATCGGATGAGTTTTGAGCTAGATCGTTGTTAACAAAATGGTTTATTGCCTGTAGCAGCGGGCATGGAGCCACATCAAAATAAATCATTATTTCCAAACCACTGACATGGCTTTTTTACTGATTAGTAAAAAATACTGTACCTACAAGGGATATTGTGTTCTGCTCTGTTACTGATTAGTAAAAAATACTGTACCTACAAGGGATATTGTGTTCTGCTCTGTTACTGATTAGTAAGGGATATTGTGTTCTGCTCTGTTACTGATTAGTAAGGGATATTGTGTTCTGCTCTGTAAATGTAAGTCATGCGTGACGTGTTGGGGCATGGAGGAGCCATGCTGCAGTGCACACTAAAattcagtcagtgtgtgtgtgcgtgtgtgtatctgtctgtgtgtctgtctgtgtgtgtgtgctgtatgtctgtgctgtatgtctttgtgtgtgcgtgtgtctgtctgtgtgtctgtctgtgtgtgtgcgtgtgtctgtctgtgtgtctgtctgtgctgtatgtctgtgtgtgtgcgtgtgtctgtctgtgtgtctgtctgtgctgtatgtctttgtgtgtgtgtgtgtctgtctgtgtgtctgtctgtgctgtatgtctgtgtgtgtgtgtgtgtgtgtgtgtgtctgtctgtctgtgtgtgtgtatctgtctgtgtgtctgtctgtactgtatgtctttgtgtgtgtgtgtgtctgtctgtactgtatgtctgtgtgtgtgtgtgtgtgtgtgtctgtctgtactgtatgtctgtgtgtgtgtgtgtgtctgtctgtgtgtctgtttgtctgtgtgtgtgtgtgtgtgtgtgtgtgtgtgtgtgtctgtgtgtatgtctgtctgtctgtgtttttgtgtgccaTCAGCCATCATGGAAGTGGAAGAAAATATATAAAATTTTaagttgaaaaaaaataataaaataagggTATCTCCCTGCTAGTAAacatactttactttacttaatccataattttaacaacaacaaaaatatttaaagaacacttcgcacacacacacgcacacacacacacacacacacacactctctctctctctctctctctctctctctctctctctcgctctctctctctctctctctccacacacacacacacacacacacacagacacacacacatacgggcaTGTGCGCctgtgataagtgtgtgtgtttgcaaaataCTGTCCCCTGTCGGCTGTCATCTGGAGGAGTATGGAGTTGACTGCACTTCAATATGAGCTGGAGTTTGCAGAGGCGCACGTTTCATCTAGGGCTTCGGCCACAAGCACTGGGTGGATTCCTAAAATGCTACAACAGGAAGTACGTAATCAATATACAGCTTTGaaagtttgaaaaaaaacatgacaatgACATAATTTGTGAAAGCGATGTCAATCCATTCAACTTGTCCACCTGTTTATGTGGAGGACTTACATCAAGAGTGTCATATTCAGGTGTTCTTGTCCTGGGATTCAGAGCTGTGTACGTGTCATCAGGAGGGTCCACATCAGGGCTCTGTGCTCCTGAGTCTCTCGCTGCTGCATTTCCCctgtaaaaataaacaaatcatgGAAGTTACTAAATGGCAAACGTGGTGTCAGTGATTGTACGCAATGTTAAGCCCGTAAAAatgtttgtcacattcagcaacaATCCGCTAGCTGCACATTCAGTGAGTATACTGTAAAAAAAGAACTGGTCTCtataggcagcccaggctccgaaaactggaaacaaacaaagtgggggaaGCCTgtacccttaacaaatacaacaCAATAGTTATACCTATAGGTAGTTAGTCTACATGAGAAACTGTCAAattatgttttcctttttattACATTAGTTTTTCCAAGTTACTCAAAATCAGATCCTCTGGAGCCATGCTTCCATTATGCTTCCATTATGCAACTAAACAACTGTATTTTGTGTAATGCTGCAGCTGGTACTTACTTCTTCATCatgatgaaaacaaaaacagcaacTAGGGCAGCAGCATCCAGAACTGCAAGAACACACCCTACTGTGGCAATCCATGTGTTCATTTTGATCTAGTACACaaaaaatacacatacaaagacagaaatgcaaagacacacaaagacacacacacaatcacacagttATATTCATAGAAAATCAGTGTTGAGCAAGATGTTGTGTGTTGAACTAGAAAATGTAGTGTGCTAAGCTAAGGTAAttcttaaaggaacacaccaccGTTTTATTAAATTGGTTTATTCACCGTCTCCCCTAGTTAGATGTAAGTGATTAAAAGCATTTTTGTCTCTGTGCATGCAATGTTTTTATTGTTTCAGCACCCCCGCTAGCTAAGCTTAGCATTGTGAATCTCTTGTCGCCGGAAGCATGTCGTGAGTAAAAGTGAGCCAACAAAAAACAATAATCCCTAATTACTTCTTGTGGCCTGCTTATTTATAAAGAGTAAATAGCAGTGTAGATTAAGACGAGGCGGTTTGCTAAGCAGGTATTGACTTGGGACTATATTGGAGCGAAGCACAGGtgaagcactgctacttgggctAACTGTGTATTCATGGGCATCGCAAAAACCTTTTCCCCAGTGAAAACGCCATCGTTCCGCATCATTCACGTCACTTAATGTGGAAATCAAAGGTGGGAAATTGCGGCTAggttttgctaacagagtttcCCAATTTCCCATATttcccagttaggggctcgtcatgacttttgttgtcatgttgtagttcgtttgtggTCCATGTGGCCAACAATTTTAATGTTCGCTTTGGACAAATCCCAATAACTAGGaaatttgccatttttgtcacttgaaagctgcatacctttctttcacaagcgtcttacactatattgttaagcaaatacagttgtttatttattgtgagcgtatgttttaacctttgctgtggcatccatgtttttcacacattccgacgacaaagcacatgaacactcgcGGTGGGAAAAACAACATAAtcacgggggcggtccttgtcattcccatGTGCCATAGACCTTTGAAGTTCGCcgacaaaaaagctaccatcttcgcccatataaggagatccggtatcttgagatctttcctatgggaaaataaaatGGGTATTTGGAATtatcacacctgttaaactctcaaGGGGATGAAGAAATCAGAAATGCAAACGTTTTGctctacacacttttgtcctctgccttcgagtggatactgtgatctccagTAGGCTACGTGAAGGCAGCACACTTTGATTTTTGTTACCCcagatgcgaacttctgggtacccAGATTACCCCTAacatgcaatgcaacttgccattaaGTTAGTTAGACAGTTAgttctggggtagcaaaaatctgcCTTCATGTAGGCCctaccggagatcacagtatccactcgaaggcagacgacaaaagtgtgttcaggaaaacgtctgcatttcagactttttcatccccgcgagagtttaacaggtgcgataattcaaaatccccatgttattttcccgtAGGACATTCCCACCGAAGAAGTTAAAAAACAGACAGCTTGGGCAACATTGTACGTGCGAGACAAGACGTTTTTTTCTAGACACAGCAAGGTTCAGATAGCATATCAAAATTAATTAACATTCCGAGTAGAATTACTTAAAGGTATCCTCATTGACTGAAGCCTGATTGTTCCTGAGTTCCTCACTCAAAAAGCTTCTTGCAAATAATACAAATGTAGAAAACACACTCTGTTTAACTACCAGAATTCAAACCTCGATCAGAACAGGTGCCCAATCCTGGACGGCCAGGCTCTCCATCATTTCCTGGTATACTTGGGATTCCAGGAGTTCCTGCAAAACCAGGGAGACCACGTGGTCCAGGAGGTCCAGCAGGACCAGGGAATCCATCAAGTCCAGGGAGACCACGAGATCCAGGAAATCCAGGTGGTCCATCAAGTCCAGGGAGACCCCGAGATCCAGGAAATCCAGGTGGTCCATCAAGTCCAGGGAGACCACGAGATCCAGGAAATCCAGGTGGTCCAGGAAATCCAGGTGGTCCAGCAGGACCAGGGAGTCCATTAACTCCACAGTTAGATTCCACTATTGTATCTACTGTCTTATACAAGTTATACTGTTAGACAATAATTATATTGACAGTACGATAACTTTAAAAGACAGGCAGAAAACAGTGGTTAAGGTATTTCACATCCTCAAAAAAGATACAATTAGGTCAATTACAGCGCtgatatcaatttgcttggtaaccacatttatggttttctacaaatacaccaatagcctaatcaaattggcctccatcactcaaccaatgttAACCGTAggcctaacattattttacctaggtcgtaggctattgatatacgtaacttgtataagattaacgtacctgcattAAAAACCAATCTTGtctgataaacattctcagatttatttcagcttcaagaagaaatgggaattacatttcatgtgaaaatcatcctacccttatcaaagtcaaagtcaaagtcaaagtcaaagtcagctttattgtcaatttcttcacatgttccagacatacaaagagatcgaaattacgtttctcactatcccacggtgaagacaagacattttaccaatttaagtccacagacaaacataacattcaagtaaacaaaaaagtaagtaaataagtaaataagagggcacatataataatgaaaaaataagagcagcaaaatttggttgaaattgtgcatggacagtcaataaaatactagtgcaaagtcaggccaataaaaggcttgggtagttctgtttgacctaagtaataaagaaagtggcatagtggtgcaagttatgtaagagcagcagaagtgttgtgttttcaggacaacaacaccaagttgtaaagtgtacaagtgtgcaagtgtgcaagtgtgcaagtggagtagtgcaggcggccattgtgggtccaatgtccaggatgttatgtagctgagggtggaggggggagaggagggagagagttcagcatccttacagcttggtgtatgaagctgttggtgagtctggtagtgcgggagcgcaggcttctgtacctcttcccagagggcaattattagacgttctctgcggtaaactacagtgttgtccttgtaggaagcctctattgtctttccaacccactttagattaacttccaacaaaattacgtctcactgcaacgatgcgccatctggtggacaaaagTCTACGttacgccaatactggaaatgcagccaaataataatgatgaatatttggttttcctttaatcctactgaatttgtaataatgtatcggccgttctaattgcagataccaatagtatgtgcgtgcctgtttgtgtgtgcgtgtatactgtatatgtgtgcaccaccatctacaggcaaatgagtgtacagtcactaaatgtacacataacttaatttttttagacccccccatggatgaaattctacgaaacttggcatacccccagagaatgtcaggttaatcatacacataaaatttggtgcagttctgaacatcttaactgaagagaggggcgattaaagcagaatgatattgcattttcattttttactgcggaggtgcaaatcacaaatgagtgattatgggctagtttgatgtgggcccttgagaccagcATACGATAACaaattcttcatcctcggtgccacggttcaggtagttatttaggaaaaactgaatTTTTTggggttcggggggcccagcgcggcgggggagtggccccggggaccaaacaacatttttccgtaaaagtctagtggggctacatacccaccaaatttcatgtgccccggtgttttggtgtcccgggtattgttgaccaaaaaactttgacaatccctatataaTCGCTTCGCTGACTTCGCTAgctgcggtcataataattaagTGTGCAAGAGTGCAAAATGACAAATTACTGGAACACAGCCAACAACTTAATCTTATGCTCTGTCAAACCTCCAGTTAGGCTTTTGTATTAAATTTAGCTATAGACCAGCTAACTCAAACAAAGCCTGAACAATCCTTGACCATCAGACAAGCATGCCCCTCATAAAACTCACACAGACTCTCATGTTTTGTCATAAACAGTAAAAGGAACGATGAGCACtctgattacagttttttctgacacaaatttctaaaactattaatacttatagcaaaaccactcactcacaaaactaaaagcacaaacactgctttgcactcagtttgcaattttgtaacacacactttgcacatcTGTAGGTACAATCCCCTGCACAGCACTTATTTTGCGGAACTGTAAATacaactcactgctttacactcaatttccaaatgatcaacacactcctagcaaaactatacacatgtatggctattatttacactattttgccaacgcTCTGGCactctttctcatgtgaaaactgttttagttaattagttcactttgcaatcagcctaagcactataaataagccacaggtaatttacaatgggtacaatggagggagcaggaagagtgagaagagtaagaattagaggaggctgaagaataggacgtggcacaaacactgctttggtatgaatggtatgaataaaaagcACATCTGGCTTtcgctttctctgtgcacaaggtaggctatgtcagtttgatgtcatacttttgtcatataGTTCTGTAAaaatacagggatccaaacatcAAGTATCGGTGTTTATTTACGCACATCAATTATTCtggttttagaaattgtgctatatgaatcacggttgtgtttaagcattcagaaaaaactgtaagcaatcagaaaaaactgtaacagcATGAAAGCATAAGAGGTCAACAGTTTAAGGGGAACAACAACTTTAAAAAGAACATAAAATAGAATGATTAAAAGACATAAAAGACACAAAGTAGAGTAAATCAGAGAGTGTAACAACTTCCGATTTCTGGAACACAACTTTGTGATTCATCACACCTCCAGTTACATGTAAGCTGTTGCGCTAAATTTAGCTATAGACCAGCTAACCCCAAAAATCTATGGCCGTTTGCTCGACAAGGTTATTAGTGTATATATAGTGtact from Alosa sapidissima isolate fAloSap1 chromosome 9, fAloSap1.pri, whole genome shotgun sequence includes these protein-coding regions:
- the LOC121718291 gene encoding B-cell receptor CD22-like; protein product: MYSHAACIGVMVFLLFCPGASGVPVWRVDFTTEGKCVPLGSSVDIGCSYTYPSDNKVETTLWLIQDTLVDFSSAPHQGRLMYLGDNHNNCTLRITDVRHSDAGEYKFRFITNTPVGKWTSKSAFTLSVAALQVAMSPAWVTKGQTLTLTCSTTCPLSTNPTFTWSKPLSSQPIIRGNTLTLTSVSEIDAGSYSCAIKGLEDHPSYSVCVLGCWSVTYNTPQSICAVEGSSVDMSCSYSYPNNVTVTKTFWHKQGSVEDLKNTGAYKNRVTYLGNTRNECGLKIESVRESDSGEYQFQFITNDPRGNMSGSPGVTLLVSSLQVMMSSAAVTEGGTVSLTCNSTCPANNITYTWFQNRAPLTQHTSRDLILDPVNSDDAGNYSCAEGNEKYPSPEVTLSVQSGATPLNRFLLIAVGVVLAVTFTMVTGIVCFRRKRKTSTEGTGRQTSDDRGMSMQREGMQDTEQQGDSSLVYNVSAVTRTSDQQHRVDSVDQDDVAYASVQFKTKNKDGVPDSTAGEEASVNVLSPSSGASIGGCCDLQHRKQTQTLNTKDHSQCLMTSLVT